The following are encoded in a window of Amycolatopsis lexingtonensis genomic DNA:
- a CDS encoding DNA polymerase III subunit delta' produces MTTTERIGVWNQVVGQEAAVETLTAAASAAAKIVAGEPAPPGAMTHAWLLTGPPGSGRSVAARTFAAALQCSTGTGCDACPGCHTTMAGTHADVRLVVPEGLSISVAEMRALVQAAARRPTTGNWQVVIIEDADRLTEGASNALLKAVEEPPDRTVFLLCAPSDHPEDVSVTIRSRCRLVTLRTPPPEAIADVLVRRDHVDPERAHWAASVCGGHVGRARRLATDEAARQRRATVLRIPLGLRRPSDVFTCADQLISAAEADAGEASKGRDEDERNELRTAMGGDGVGKGVAGAKRAAEAAVKQLEKKQKSRATRTQRDTLDLALVDLAGFYRDVLVTVTRSGATLNHPDHADQIREAASAWTPESTLRRLEAVLECREAIDLNVKPRIAVEAMVTTLRQG; encoded by the coding sequence GTGACGACGACTGAACGCATCGGCGTCTGGAATCAGGTGGTCGGCCAGGAAGCCGCGGTCGAAACGCTGACCGCGGCCGCGTCTGCCGCCGCGAAGATCGTGGCCGGCGAGCCCGCCCCGCCCGGGGCGATGACGCACGCGTGGCTGCTCACCGGCCCGCCCGGATCCGGCCGTTCGGTGGCCGCGCGGACGTTCGCCGCGGCCCTGCAGTGCAGCACCGGCACCGGCTGCGACGCCTGCCCCGGCTGCCACACGACGATGGCGGGCACACACGCCGACGTCCGGCTCGTGGTGCCCGAAGGCCTGTCGATCTCGGTCGCCGAGATGCGGGCGCTGGTGCAGGCCGCCGCGCGCCGCCCGACCACCGGCAACTGGCAGGTCGTCATCATCGAGGACGCCGACCGGCTCACCGAAGGCGCGTCGAACGCTTTGCTGAAGGCCGTCGAAGAGCCGCCGGACCGCACGGTCTTCCTGCTCTGCGCGCCGTCCGACCACCCCGAGGACGTCTCGGTGACGATCCGCTCGCGCTGCCGCCTGGTGACGCTGCGGACGCCGCCGCCGGAGGCGATCGCCGACGTGCTGGTGCGCCGGGACCACGTCGACCCGGAGCGGGCGCACTGGGCCGCTTCGGTGTGCGGCGGCCACGTCGGCCGCGCGCGCCGGCTCGCCACCGACGAGGCCGCGCGGCAGCGCCGGGCCACCGTGCTGCGGATCCCGCTGGGCCTGCGCCGCCCCAGTGACGTTTTCACCTGTGCCGACCAGCTGATCAGCGCGGCCGAGGCGGACGCGGGCGAGGCGAGCAAGGGCCGCGACGAGGACGAACGCAACGAGCTGCGGACGGCGATGGGCGGCGACGGCGTCGGCAAGGGCGTCGCCGGGGCCAAGCGGGCCGCCGAAGCCGCGGTCAAGCAGCTCGAGAAGAAGCAGAAGTCCCGCGCCACCCGGACCCAGCGCGACACGCTCGACCTGGCGCTGGTCGACCTCGCCGGGTTCTACCGCGACGTCCTGGTCACCGTCACCCGTTCCGGCGCGACGCTCAACCACCCGGACCACGCGGACCAGATCCGCGAAGCGGCTTCGGCGTGGACGCCGGAATCG